The Longimicrobium sp. genome has a segment encoding these proteins:
- a CDS encoding DNA/RNA non-specific endonuclease produces MAARRPWRSAFSIIAGALLVIGCTDSIVTPTVTEPTPVPPAGPVSMQLTCVASVQSGSVSCSTPAMPAGVRGAVTYGGQNQYVKLTSTNVTFDAGTRIMGADVTLQNLLPQIIGSLDSATVHPNGIRVFYASGPTTSDPGTVTVRSPDGTETFLNQSAPYYQWSQALRTNAVSTVKRWEWNVGAGVNTFTFSVYVQTEVTPTLVITEIMANPSAVDDSVGEYIEVYNPGLATVDLSGYRIVSRSGSSTEQVTIASGVTLASRAYGVIAARSSTARNGGVTAIAEWGGTAIQLSNSTSATAPDYVAMRRPSVVAGTFFTMDSVVWAPTGNTTAPPTGRTRELLDVKADNTQMTSAVWNTGYTKYGVGDGNGEFDRGTPGAANGALVAPGPVVSVRISPGFAVIDTLKQFRRFSAVAEDTLDQASSTTITWTTDNPAIATIDQTGLVTHVDTGQVHIIATASNGVADTTLYSIFKYSPASIYRNHVEFGVPVTGLPNDNDNIVILSDRRTHYNLSYNASRGGPNWVSWNLNRTQFGKIPRAPTFYTDPLLVSYGAYQVTTCDYTGSGYTRGHMVQSEQRTQTRAENDTTFLMTNILPQTNELNTGPWGDLEEYGNELARFHQKEIYNVAGGTWPASPQYLTTTCGNANKVQIPTTTWKVMVIMPYGQGLADVTSASSVRVIAVDMPNTFTANNQPWTAYKVTVDQIEAITGYDLLAALPDAIEAAVESSIDP; encoded by the coding sequence GTGGCCGCTCGCCGGCCGTGGCGCTCTGCGTTTTCCATCATCGCGGGCGCACTTCTCGTCATCGGCTGCACAGACAGCATCGTCACGCCCACGGTAACGGAGCCCACGCCCGTGCCCCCGGCGGGCCCGGTGAGCATGCAGCTGACCTGCGTGGCCAGCGTGCAGAGCGGCTCCGTCTCCTGCAGCACCCCGGCCATGCCGGCCGGCGTGCGCGGCGCGGTGACGTACGGCGGGCAGAACCAGTACGTGAAGCTTACGTCCACCAACGTGACGTTCGACGCGGGCACGCGCATCATGGGCGCCGACGTGACGCTGCAGAACCTTCTGCCGCAGATCATCGGCTCGCTGGACAGCGCCACGGTGCACCCGAACGGCATCCGCGTGTTCTACGCGAGCGGCCCCACCACGTCGGACCCGGGCACCGTGACGGTGCGCAGCCCCGACGGAACCGAGACTTTTCTCAATCAGTCGGCGCCCTACTACCAGTGGTCGCAGGCGCTGCGGACGAACGCCGTGTCCACGGTCAAGCGCTGGGAGTGGAACGTGGGCGCGGGGGTGAACACGTTCACCTTCTCCGTCTACGTGCAGACCGAGGTCACCCCCACGCTGGTCATTACCGAGATCATGGCCAACCCCAGCGCCGTGGACGACTCCGTGGGCGAGTACATCGAGGTGTACAACCCGGGGCTCGCGACGGTGGACCTGAGCGGGTACCGCATCGTGTCGCGCTCGGGCTCGTCGACGGAGCAGGTGACCATCGCGTCGGGCGTTACGCTGGCGTCGCGCGCCTACGGCGTGATCGCCGCGCGGTCCAGCACCGCGCGCAACGGCGGCGTTACGGCCATCGCCGAGTGGGGCGGCACCGCCATCCAGCTCAGCAACAGCACCAGCGCCACGGCCCCCGACTACGTGGCCATGCGCCGGCCCAGCGTCGTCGCCGGAACGTTCTTCACGATGGACTCGGTGGTGTGGGCGCCCACGGGCAACACCACGGCGCCGCCCACGGGCCGCACGCGCGAGCTGCTGGATGTAAAGGCCGACAATACGCAGATGACCAGCGCCGTGTGGAACACGGGCTACACCAAGTACGGCGTGGGGGACGGGAACGGCGAGTTCGACCGCGGCACGCCGGGCGCGGCCAACGGCGCGCTGGTGGCACCCGGCCCGGTGGTGTCGGTGCGCATCTCGCCGGGGTTCGCGGTCATCGACACCCTGAAGCAGTTCCGTCGCTTCTCGGCCGTTGCCGAGGACACGCTGGACCAGGCGTCGTCGACCACCATCACGTGGACCACGGACAACCCGGCCATCGCCACCATCGACCAGACAGGGCTGGTGACGCACGTGGACACGGGGCAGGTGCACATCATCGCGACCGCCTCCAACGGCGTCGCCGACACCACGCTGTACTCGATCTTCAAGTACTCGCCCGCGTCCATCTACCGGAACCACGTGGAGTTCGGCGTGCCGGTCACCGGCCTGCCGAACGACAACGACAACATCGTGATCCTGAGCGACCGGCGGACGCACTACAACCTGTCGTACAACGCCAGCCGGGGCGGGCCCAACTGGGTGAGCTGGAACCTGAACCGCACGCAGTTCGGCAAGATCCCGCGCGCGCCCACGTTCTACACCGACCCGCTGCTGGTTTCGTACGGCGCGTACCAGGTTACCACCTGCGACTACACCGGCAGCGGCTACACGCGCGGCCACATGGTGCAGAGCGAGCAGCGCACGCAGACGCGCGCGGAGAACGACACCACGTTCCTGATGACCAACATCCTTCCGCAGACCAACGAGCTGAACACCGGCCCGTGGGGCGACCTGGAGGAGTACGGGAACGAGCTGGCGCGCTTCCACCAGAAGGAGATCTACAACGTGGCCGGCGGCACCTGGCCCGCGTCGCCGCAGTACCTGACCACGACGTGCGGCAACGCGAACAAGGTGCAGATCCCCACCACCACGTGGAAGGTCATGGTCATCATGCCGTACGGACAGGGGCTGGCAGACGTGACTTCGGCCAGCAGCGTGCGGGTGATCGCGGTGGACATGCCCAACACCTTCACGGCCAACAACCAGCCGTGGACGGCGTACAAGGTGACCGTCGACCAGATCGAGGCCATCACCGGCTACGACCTGCTCGCCGCGCTTCCGGACGCCATCGAGGCCGCGGTCGAGTCGTCGATCGACCCCTGA
- a CDS encoding lamin tail domain-containing protein codes for MNSIVRILSQARFPLAMLLVTAACGDVQLTGPSLAAEKFPALQVLDCTANVASGSVSCTSPLPVGASMAIIGGQNDNVRLTSSNVTAGGGIFEFEVTVQNLLPEAMGTPNGVALDTAGISVFFHRGPTVTAGTGTVTVANADDIREFTAPNQPFFRYNEVLSQDEVSASRTWRLAYTAGVQTFTFRVYVATVLQPLLVINEVLANPRSGTLPPGTTGITDANGEWFEVYNAGRFPVQMQGMTISDSSSGTSGRQKYHVIASSLLVEPGAYVVLGNNANTETNGGTPVDYAYGSTALMLANGIDAIKLSRSLTPGDTLALFTVDRIQFATSTKDGISRELLNPALDNANMDGAFWADALSAAAYGPSGLTRGTPKAQNSTYTP; via the coding sequence TTGAACAGCATCGTCCGTATCCTGTCGCAGGCGCGGTTTCCGCTTGCGATGCTGCTGGTCACCGCCGCGTGCGGAGACGTGCAGCTCACCGGGCCCAGCCTCGCGGCCGAGAAGTTTCCGGCACTGCAGGTGCTCGACTGCACGGCGAACGTGGCCTCCGGGAGCGTGTCGTGCACCAGCCCGCTTCCGGTGGGCGCGAGCATGGCCATCATCGGTGGGCAGAACGACAACGTCAGGCTCACCTCGTCGAACGTGACGGCCGGCGGGGGGATCTTCGAGTTCGAGGTCACCGTTCAGAACCTGTTGCCGGAGGCCATGGGTACGCCCAACGGCGTGGCTCTCGACACCGCCGGGATCTCGGTGTTCTTCCACCGGGGGCCGACCGTCACCGCGGGAACCGGCACCGTGACCGTGGCCAACGCGGACGACATCAGGGAGTTCACGGCCCCCAACCAGCCGTTCTTCCGGTACAACGAGGTCCTGTCGCAGGACGAGGTCTCGGCTTCCAGGACCTGGCGGCTGGCCTACACGGCTGGCGTGCAGACGTTCACCTTCCGGGTGTACGTGGCCACCGTGCTGCAGCCGCTACTGGTGATCAACGAAGTGCTGGCGAACCCCAGGAGCGGCACTTTGCCGCCGGGAACGACGGGCATTACGGACGCCAACGGCGAGTGGTTCGAGGTCTACAACGCGGGGCGGTTCCCGGTGCAGATGCAGGGGATGACGATTTCCGATTCCTCCTCCGGCACCAGCGGCAGACAGAAATACCACGTGATCGCCTCGTCGCTGCTGGTTGAGCCGGGCGCGTACGTCGTGCTGGGCAACAACGCGAACACGGAGACGAATGGTGGAACGCCCGTCGACTACGCGTACGGGAGCACCGCGCTGATGCTGGCCAACGGGATAGACGCGATCAAGCTCTCGCGCTCGCTCACCCCGGGCGACACGCTGGCCCTGTTCACGGTCGATCGAATCCAGTTCGCCACCTCGACCAAGGACGGCATCTCGCGCGAGCTCCTCAACCCCGCGCTCGACAACGCGAACATGGACGGTGCCTTCTGGGCGGATGCCCTGTCGGCGGCCGCGTACGGTCCGTCGGGGCTCACGCGCGGCACGCCCAAGGCGCAGAACTCCACGTACACCCCCTGA
- a CDS encoding DUF1579 domain-containing protein — MNGEPQTPHEFLERLVGEWTWEMDASEPDGTPMKGTGSESVRLLGTTWALCDGRDGESMSTLMTLGYDPATQRFKGTFVGSMMTHIWIYDGELDASGNLLTLDTEGPSYEQEGTMARYQDTIEFRGDDHRVLTSRYVGGDGEWKHFMTSHYRRVT, encoded by the coding sequence ATGAACGGCGAACCGCAGACCCCGCACGAGTTCCTTGAGCGCCTGGTGGGCGAATGGACGTGGGAAATGGACGCCTCAGAGCCGGACGGCACGCCGATGAAGGGCACCGGTTCGGAGAGCGTGCGGCTGCTGGGCACCACGTGGGCGCTGTGCGACGGGCGCGACGGGGAGAGCATGTCGACGCTGATGACGCTGGGCTACGACCCCGCCACGCAGCGCTTCAAGGGCACCTTCGTGGGATCGATGATGACGCACATCTGGATCTACGACGGCGAGCTGGACGCCTCGGGAAACCTTCTGACGCTGGACACCGAGGGACCCAGCTACGAGCAGGAAGGCACGATGGCCAGGTACCAGGACACCATCGAGTTCAGGGGCGACGACCACCGGGTGCTGACGTCCCGCTATGTGGGCGGCGATGGCGAGTGGAAGCACTTCATGACCTCGCATTACCGCCGCGTCACCTGA
- a CDS encoding GNAT family N-acetyltransferase gives MPNDSIDTERLTLRQPTLADFADSTAMWSSPDVARYTTGRPSTREEVWARLLRYAGLWATLGLGYWVVRERATGRYLGEVGFGDFRRDITPPLDGIPEMGWVLDPRAHGRGYATEAVRAGLAWAHENLPRAADGSPGRIVAIIHPDNAPSIRVAEKCGFRRGADAIYKDERTLVFER, from the coding sequence ATGCCGAACGATTCCATCGACACCGAGCGCCTGACGCTTCGCCAGCCCACGCTGGCCGACTTCGCGGACTCCACCGCCATGTGGTCGTCCCCGGACGTGGCGCGGTACACCACGGGCCGGCCGTCCACGCGCGAGGAGGTGTGGGCGCGGCTGCTGCGCTACGCCGGCCTGTGGGCGACGCTGGGGCTGGGATACTGGGTGGTGCGGGAGCGCGCGACGGGGCGGTACCTGGGCGAGGTGGGTTTCGGCGACTTCCGCCGCGACATCACGCCTCCGCTGGACGGCATCCCGGAGATGGGATGGGTGCTGGACCCGCGGGCACACGGGCGCGGCTACGCCACCGAGGCCGTGCGCGCGGGCCTCGCCTGGGCGCACGAGAACCTGCCGCGCGCGGCGGACGGGTCGCCGGGGCGGATCGTGGCCATCATCCACCCCGATAACGCGCCCTCCATCCGCGTCGCCGAAAAATGCGGATTCCGCCGGGGCGCGGACGCCATCTACAAGGACGAGCGCACGCTGGTCTTCGAGCGGTAG
- a CDS encoding cellulase family glycosylhydrolase: MMQRRILRGTFTLLAVVATAAAAQGQQLPGRWSAERAMAWERETGWLVGANYAPQSAINQLDMWQAESWDPRTIDRELGWAQGLGMNTMRVFLHDLAYKQDPQGFLNRVDQFLAIAERHRIRPMLVLFDAVWDPFPRLGPQRQPVPGLHNSGWLQSPGVEILRDSMRHRELEPYVKGVVGRFANDRRIVAWDLFNEPDNRNGGSYSAFEPVNKGEMALALLRRTFQWAREMNPTQPLTAGPWKGDYVDPSQTLPITTFMLENSDVITFHSYDDLPNLQRQVAALQKHGRPVLCTEYMARPRGSTFESILPYFKQQAVDAYNWGFVSGESQTIYPWDSWQRAYPSEPPVWFHDIFRPDGTPYRAEEVQLIRSLTGARGS, from the coding sequence ATGATGCAGCGCAGGATTCTCCGCGGCACCTTCACCCTGCTGGCCGTCGTCGCCACGGCCGCCGCCGCGCAGGGCCAGCAGCTTCCCGGGCGCTGGTCCGCGGAACGCGCGATGGCGTGGGAGCGCGAGACCGGATGGCTGGTGGGCGCCAACTACGCGCCGCAGTCGGCCATCAACCAGCTGGACATGTGGCAGGCGGAAAGCTGGGACCCGCGGACGATCGACCGTGAGCTGGGCTGGGCGCAGGGGCTGGGGATGAACACCATGCGCGTGTTCCTTCACGACCTGGCCTACAAGCAGGACCCGCAGGGCTTTTTGAACCGCGTGGACCAGTTCCTGGCCATCGCCGAACGGCACAGGATCCGGCCCATGCTGGTGCTGTTCGACGCCGTGTGGGACCCGTTTCCGCGGCTGGGCCCGCAGCGGCAGCCGGTGCCGGGGCTCCACAACTCCGGCTGGCTGCAGTCGCCGGGCGTGGAAATCCTGCGCGACAGCATGCGGCATCGCGAGCTGGAGCCGTACGTGAAGGGCGTGGTCGGGCGGTTCGCGAATGACCGGCGGATCGTGGCGTGGGACCTGTTCAACGAGCCCGACAACCGCAACGGCGGCTCGTACAGCGCGTTCGAGCCGGTGAACAAGGGCGAGATGGCGCTGGCGCTGCTGCGCCGCACCTTCCAGTGGGCGCGGGAGATGAACCCCACGCAGCCGCTGACCGCAGGGCCGTGGAAGGGCGACTACGTGGATCCCAGCCAGACGCTGCCCATCACCACGTTCATGCTGGAAAACTCGGACGTCATCACCTTCCACAGCTACGACGACCTTCCGAACCTGCAGCGGCAGGTGGCGGCGCTTCAAAAGCACGGGCGCCCGGTGCTGTGCACGGAGTACATGGCGCGCCCACGCGGCAGCACCTTCGAGAGCATCCTGCCGTACTTCAAGCAGCAGGCGGTGGATGCGTACAACTGGGGCTTCGTTTCGGGCGAGTCGCAGACCATCTACCCGTGGGACTCGTGGCAGCGCGCCTACCCGTCGGAGCCGCCCGTCTGGTTCCACGACATCTTCCGCCCCGACGGCACCCCGTACCGCGCGGAAGAGGTGCAGCTGATCCGGTCGCTCACGGGCGCGCGCGGTTCGTGA
- a CDS encoding site-2 protease family protein, whose amino-acid sequence MTDLVVSPAPPAAAVCAGCGSQVAAGLLACPACRRLLHGDELRRVAAEAEAATHAGDRARAAELWYRALALLPQGTAQRDAIAARLAALGPLDAATPGTAKPHGSHAGAKAGAIGAAALLFIVTKGKLLVLGLTKMSTLLSMLAFLGVYWSLFGWKFAAGIVVSIYIHEMGHVAALRRFGMPASAPVFIPGLGAFVRLHMNPPDARTDARIGLAGPVWGLGAAVAAYGVYLATGSPIWAAITHTGAFLNLFNLIPIWQLDGGRGFQALTRTHRAVAAAFVAGAWAVSHEGMLFLLLLGAGWQLFQPAPEQEDNGALGTYLFLVAALTALMMIVPYGG is encoded by the coding sequence GTGACCGACCTCGTCGTCTCGCCAGCGCCGCCTGCCGCGGCTGTCTGTGCCGGGTGCGGCTCGCAGGTGGCGGCGGGGCTGCTCGCCTGCCCCGCCTGCCGGCGGCTGTTGCACGGCGACGAACTGCGCCGCGTGGCCGCCGAGGCCGAGGCCGCCACGCACGCCGGCGACCGTGCCCGCGCGGCGGAGCTGTGGTACCGGGCTTTGGCCTTGCTGCCGCAGGGCACCGCCCAGCGCGACGCCATCGCCGCCCGCCTCGCCGCGCTGGGCCCCCTGGACGCCGCGACGCCGGGAACGGCGAAGCCGCACGGATCTCACGCGGGGGCCAAGGCGGGTGCCATCGGCGCGGCCGCGCTCCTGTTCATCGTGACGAAGGGCAAGCTGCTGGTGCTGGGCCTGACCAAGATGAGCACGCTGCTCTCCATGCTGGCATTCCTGGGCGTCTACTGGAGCCTCTTCGGGTGGAAGTTCGCGGCGGGGATCGTCGTTTCCATCTACATCCACGAGATGGGGCACGTGGCGGCGCTGCGGCGCTTTGGAATGCCGGCGTCGGCGCCGGTGTTCATCCCCGGCCTGGGCGCGTTCGTGCGCCTGCACATGAACCCGCCCGACGCGCGCACGGACGCACGCATCGGGCTGGCGGGGCCGGTCTGGGGATTGGGCGCGGCGGTCGCGGCGTACGGGGTGTACCTCGCCACCGGCTCGCCCATCTGGGCCGCGATCACCCATACGGGCGCCTTCCTCAACCTGTTCAACCTGATCCCCATTTGGCAGCTTGACGGCGGACGAGGCTTTCAGGCGCTCACCCGCACGCACCGGGCGGTGGCGGCGGCGTTCGTGGCGGGTGCATGGGCGGTGTCGCACGAGGGGATGCTGTTCCTTCTCCTGCTGGGCGCCGGGTGGCAGCTCTTTCAGCCTGCCCCGGAGCAGGAGGACAACGGCGCCCTGGGCACGTACCTCTTCCTGGTCGCCGCACTCACCGCGCTGATGATGATCGTGCCGTACGGCGGCTGA
- a CDS encoding helix-turn-helix transcriptional regulator — MPALSRADILKRFGENLRAARQPTGLSQEKLAAKAGIDRTYVGGAERGERNVALVNIVRLAEALEIAPADLLKGLDAGG, encoded by the coding sequence ATGCCCGCACTATCCCGAGCCGACATCCTGAAGCGTTTTGGCGAGAATCTGCGCGCAGCCCGGCAACCGACTGGACTCTCGCAGGAGAAGCTTGCGGCCAAAGCCGGGATCGACCGCACGTACGTGGGCGGCGCTGAGCGCGGCGAGCGGAACGTTGCCTTGGTGAACATCGTCAGGCTCGCGGAGGCGCTGGAGATCGCGCCGGCTGACCTGCTGAAGGGCTTGGATGCGGGCGGCTGA
- a CDS encoding KAP family P-loop NTPase fold protein, protein MQISNLSLLPDRPIARGEDDLLGRRDFALNMAEAVNNAPAGSTLRIGIYGGWGEGKTSVLAMMRGFLQERGHVCIWLNPWITESKDAVSSQITREIARALGIDLKKLKHAESSTRALKKVRTFADVDIRVKAADTVIGPALESILGKYGEGAARTLIAEVQERLGQRKLIVFVDDLDRVRPDLVPTLLLTLREALDHPDYYYVLALAPEVVERGLASIHAGWGEPRQFLEKIVELPRFLPKPSQQSVQRYVRDLLTIAGPKIDPAAVLDVASYLPSNPRRIKLFIRYLASISSLVDRFDTNEFDRRAFYIAQLLKTEFPQEVESLIGDIEAIKDIELSFFRNVGRSLSDVSPENDENAVRPEYDHIAADHPDRPRFILLCNALRERGMLAWGRYGLAGLLAIPELIPAITMKEANDIADRWLTALNDVSKVQDFTLALDRIGRRDPDKVHAIWATFIEMRSNHVDAVVDKELEDELVEGLETAGQLLELLREFWAGRFGYRAGFLGADEWKTLRSHIISWAHFTHGEVQERIRRDEWSFLEYSFSQLSPADQGRLYTTLRVVTTRDPAPGAGFVAVSKGLRSQARNSLVQEFLASFTSPGGVALLWGEQDLSGKKALLSESKPIFWTKNI, encoded by the coding sequence ATGCAGATAAGCAATTTATCGCTCCTTCCTGACCGGCCGATTGCCCGTGGCGAGGATGATTTACTCGGCCGACGGGATTTCGCGCTCAATATGGCCGAGGCCGTAAACAATGCTCCTGCGGGCTCAACCCTTCGAATAGGCATCTATGGGGGTTGGGGCGAGGGCAAGACCTCAGTCTTGGCGATGATGCGCGGCTTTTTACAGGAGCGCGGTCACGTCTGTATATGGCTAAATCCATGGATCACCGAGTCGAAAGATGCAGTTTCTTCACAAATTACTCGAGAGATTGCTCGTGCGCTCGGCATTGACCTCAAGAAACTGAAGCACGCCGAGTCTTCCACTCGCGCTCTCAAGAAAGTTCGAACGTTCGCTGACGTTGATATTCGAGTGAAAGCTGCTGATACCGTGATTGGCCCGGCACTGGAGAGTATTCTCGGCAAGTATGGCGAAGGAGCTGCTCGAACATTGATTGCCGAAGTTCAAGAGCGGCTAGGGCAGAGAAAGCTCATCGTATTTGTTGATGATCTCGACCGTGTTCGCCCAGACCTCGTACCAACATTATTGCTGACGCTCCGAGAAGCACTTGATCATCCTGACTACTATTACGTCTTGGCCCTGGCACCGGAGGTAGTGGAGCGCGGCCTGGCTTCCATCCACGCAGGGTGGGGAGAACCACGACAGTTTCTAGAAAAAATTGTCGAGCTTCCTCGGTTCCTCCCCAAGCCATCACAACAAAGCGTTCAGCGCTACGTGCGTGACCTGCTCACCATTGCTGGGCCCAAGATTGATCCGGCCGCAGTTTTGGACGTCGCCTCCTACTTACCGTCGAATCCGCGGAGGATCAAGCTGTTCATCCGATACCTTGCTAGTATTAGCTCTCTTGTAGATCGCTTCGACACAAATGAGTTCGACAGGCGGGCCTTCTACATCGCGCAGTTACTGAAAACTGAGTTCCCGCAGGAAGTCGAATCACTCATTGGGGATATAGAAGCCATTAAGGACATCGAATTAAGTTTCTTTCGGAATGTGGGTAGGAGCTTATCCGACGTGAGCCCGGAGAATGACGAGAATGCCGTCCGTCCCGAGTACGATCACATAGCCGCCGATCACCCGGACCGCCCCCGATTCATCCTCTTGTGCAATGCACTCCGCGAACGTGGCATGCTCGCATGGGGACGGTATGGACTGGCTGGTCTGCTAGCGATTCCGGAACTCATCCCCGCGATAACTATGAAGGAAGCGAATGATATCGCTGATCGATGGCTTACCGCCCTTAACGATGTATCCAAAGTACAGGACTTCACGTTGGCATTGGATCGCATTGGACGGAGAGATCCGGACAAGGTGCATGCAATCTGGGCTACCTTCATCGAAATGCGCAGCAACCATGTTGATGCAGTCGTTGATAAGGAGCTCGAGGATGAACTGGTCGAAGGTCTCGAAACCGCAGGCCAGCTACTTGAACTCCTGCGCGAATTCTGGGCCGGTCGCTTCGGTTACCGCGCGGGTTTCTTAGGAGCCGATGAATGGAAAACACTGCGAAGCCACATCATCAGTTGGGCGCATTTTACGCACGGCGAGGTGCAGGAGCGAATCCGTCGAGATGAGTGGAGTTTTCTTGAGTACTCGTTCTCTCAATTGTCACCGGCTGATCAGGGCAGACTGTATACCACCTTACGAGTAGTCACAACGCGTGATCCTGCGCCTGGAGCCGGCTTTGTTGCCGTGTCAAAGGGCCTGCGGAGCCAAGCGAGGAATAGTCTTGTCCAGGAGTTTCTCGCGAGCTTCACTTCTCCCGGCGGGGTTGCACTCCTGTGGGGCGAGCAGGACTTGAGTGGTAAAAAGGCATTGCTGTCCGAATCGAAGCCGATTTTTTGGACCAAAAACATCTAG